A single window of Mugil cephalus isolate CIBA_MC_2020 chromosome 1, CIBA_Mcephalus_1.1, whole genome shotgun sequence DNA harbors:
- the LOC125009911 gene encoding H-2 class II histocompatibility antigen, E-S beta chain-like, translated as MSSSFITVLLLFTSLCSTDGFMEFVVDRCDFNSSELSGIEYSQSYYYNKLEHTRFSSSVGKFVGYTEYGVRNAEYFNNNPSFLSQMRTAKETYCQHNIGIDYQAALTKSVKPYVVMSSTTPSGGHHPDMLVCSVYKFYPKTIKVSWTRDGQEVSSDVTTTEELQDGDWYYQTHSHLEYTPRSGEKISCVVEHASLKEPLITDWNPSMPESERNKLAIGASGLILGLILTLAGFIYYKRKARGRILVPSN; from the exons ATGTCTTCATCCTTCATCACAGTCTTGCTCCTCTTCACCAGCCTCTGCTCCACAG ATGGATTTATGGAGTTTGTAGTGGATCGTTGTGACTTTAACTCCAGTGAACTCAGTGGCATCGAGTACAGCCAGTCTTATTATTACAATAAGTTGGAGCACACCAGGTTCAGCAGTAGTGTGGGGAAGTTTGTTGGATACACTGAGTACGGTGTGAGGAACGCTGAATACTTCAACAATAATCCCTCATTCTTGAGCCAGATGAGAACTGCGAAGGAGACGTACTGTCAACACAACATTGGTATTGACTACCAGGCTGCTCTGACTAAATCAG TTAAACCCTACGTGGTGATGAGCTCCACCACGCCCTCTGGTGGCCACCACCCTGACATGCTGGTCTGCAGCGTCTACAAGTTCTACCCCAAAACCATCAAAGTGAGCTGGACCAGAGACGGACAGGAAGTCAGCTCTGATGTCACCACCactgaggagctgcaggacggGGACTGGTACTACCAGACCCACTCCCACCTGGAGTACACCCCCAG GTCTGGAGAGAAGATCTCATGTGTGGTGGAACACGCCAGCCTGAAAGAACCTCTGATCACTGACTGGA ATCCGTCCATGCCtgagtcagagagaaacaaactggCCATTGGAGCCTCAGGTCTGATCCTGGGTCTGATCTTAACTCTGGCTGGATTCATCTACTACAAGAGGAAGGCCAGAG GAAGGATTCTGGTTCCCTCTAACTGA